The Caldicellulosiruptor changbaiensis genome has a segment encoding these proteins:
- a CDS encoding PIN domain-containing protein, producing the protein MSQIEFTRIEINQQVLELAQKYVNECIIPSRFFDDAVHIAVASINECDILVSWNFKHIVRYRTIQGVNAINKLMGYREIQLVSPLMMLEEEE; encoded by the coding sequence ATGTCCCAGATAGAATTCACGAGAATTGAGATTAACCAACAAGTTTTGGAACTTGCGCAGAAGTATGTGAATGAATGTATAATTCCGTCAAGGTTTTTCGACGACGCAGTCCATATTGCAGTAGCAAGCATTAACGAATGTGATATTTTGGTATCATGGAATTTTAAGCATATAGTTAGATATAGGACAATTCAAGGCGTAAACGCAATAAACAAACTTATGGGTTATAGAGAAATTCAACTGGTGTCACCACTTATGATGTTAGAGGAAGAGGAGTGA
- a CDS encoding response regulator transcription factor, protein MKKPKVLIVDDNPAVLDGLKIILELENFEVVSLCTNAKEAIEFLKMWHADVVLMDKVYSNKEIARLLFISEGTVKNYITSILQKLNLKNRTQIAVYYLTKFS, encoded by the coding sequence TTGAAAAAACCTAAGGTCTTAATTGTGGATGATAACCCTGCCGTTTTGGACGGTCTTAAAATCATCCTTGAGCTTGAAAATTTTGAGGTTGTAAGCCTTTGCACCAATGCAAAAGAGGCAATAGAGTTTCTCAAGATGTGGCATGCTGACGTTGTTCTTATGGATAAAGTATACTCAAATAAGGAAATCGCAAGGTTGCTTTTCATCTCTGAAGGTACAGTGAAAAACTACATAACATCCATTCTTCAAAAGTTAAATCTTAAAAATAGAACACAAATTGCAGTATACTATCTTACTAAATTTTCTTAA